The Flavobacterium sp. IMCC34852 genome contains the following window.
CAGGTACTCTATGCCCGAGCCAATACCTATATGGATATGGAGCAGTATGAGAAGGCACAAGCGGATTATACCGCCATCATCAATCTAGAACCTACGTTTAGTGATATCTATTTTGACAGGGCTTATTCGTATATCATGCAAAAAAAATATCAAGAGGCTATGCGCGATATGGAGAAGCAATTGGAACTGACTCCAAAAGATTTTAAATCGTTAGCCAATCTAATCAACTTGAAAAAACAACTCGATTTAAAAGAGGAAGCTTTAGCCGATTATAAAAGGTTATTAAAAGATTTTCCCGATGCCGAAGACCTGCACATAGTGTACAACAACAGAGCTAATTTGTACTCTGATTTAAAACAATTTGATAAAGCCCTGGCCGACATCAACAAGGCACTGGAAATTAAACCCGACTATGATTTGGGCTATTTGAACCGTGCAGAAATTTACCAGAAAATGGGCAACAAAGCCAAAGCTTGTGAAAACTTTAAAAAAGCACAAGAACTCAAGGTAGAAACCAACCGGCACTTTCAAGCCGATGAGGATTATCTCGCGGTAAAAAAACTTTGCAATTAAATAATTTAATTATCATGCTTACCCCTTTACGGGCTGTTAGCTTTAGCGAGCTTCTAGCTTACGCTCAGTTCGCTACGCTCGGGTCGATACAATTTTTATAGTCAAAAGCTGGCGCTTTTAACTTAAAAAATCACTCGAAGTGACGCAGCCAGAACATTTAGAATTACAATAAAAGAATAATCATTATGCCCTTAGTACTCTTAATATTGTTTATCACATTAATTGTATTATTAAAAATCTACCAAGCGGACATTAAAGGAGCCATTGGAGAGCAAAACATTTCTTT
Protein-coding sequences here:
- a CDS encoding tetratricopeptide repeat protein — protein: MKTTLTALFLLVALSFQAQTSAELNTKGIEWAQKGDLKTAFDFFNRAIVLDPNFSSAYSNRGHVYRQQGQFELAVSDYTQSYALYPNIQVLYARANTYMDMEQYEKAQADYTAIINLEPTFSDIYFDRAYSYIMQKKYQEAMRDMEKQLELTPKDFKSLANLINLKKQLDLKEEALADYKRLLKDFPDAEDLHIVYNNRANLYSDLKQFDKALADINKALEIKPDYDLGYLNRAEIYQKMGNKAKACENFKKAQELKVETNRHFQADEDYLAVKKLCN